The following proteins are encoded in a genomic region of Bosea beijingensis:
- a CDS encoding ABC transporter ATP-binding protein — MTAPLLSVEDLSVAFRQGGRETLAVDHVSFSIAKGETLALVGESGSGKSVSALSILKLLNYPAAHHPSGKILFNGQDLIAADEDAMRKVRGNDITMVFQEPMTSLNPLHTIERQIGEILELHKGLRGEKARTRTLELLDLVGIRDAASRLDAYPHQLSGGQRQRVMIAMALANEPELLVADEPTTALDVTVQAQILKLLKELQGRLGMAMLFITHDLGIVRRIADRVCVMLKGKVVEHGPVAEIFANPQHDYTKRLLAAEPKGRPAPVPADAATLLEAGPVKVWFPIKSGLLRRVSGHLKAVDGISVKVREGETLGVVGESGSGKTTLGLAILRLISSEGPIVFLGDRIDGLSSKQVRPKRKDLQVVFQDPYGSLSPRMSVAEIVAEGLAIQQPNLSYERRREIVAQALADVGLDPAAMDRYPHEFSGGQRQRIAIARAMALDPKFVVLDEPTSALDMSVQAQIVELLRGLQAKRKLGYLFISHDLKVVRALSHRVVVMQNGKVVEEGPAEAIFAQPREAYTQALLAAALNLDTASTTAVKD, encoded by the coding sequence ATGACCGCGCCGCTACTCTCCGTCGAAGACCTCTCCGTCGCTTTCCGCCAGGGCGGGCGCGAGACGCTCGCCGTCGACCATGTCTCCTTCTCGATCGCCAAGGGCGAGACGCTCGCGCTTGTCGGCGAGTCCGGCTCGGGCAAATCGGTCTCGGCTCTGTCGATCCTGAAGCTCCTGAACTATCCGGCGGCGCATCATCCTTCCGGCAAGATCCTGTTCAACGGGCAGGATCTGATCGCGGCCGACGAGGACGCGATGCGCAAGGTGCGCGGCAACGACATCACCATGGTGTTCCAGGAGCCGATGACCTCGCTCAACCCGCTGCATACGATCGAGCGGCAGATCGGCGAGATCCTCGAACTGCACAAAGGGCTGCGCGGCGAGAAGGCCCGCACCCGCACGCTGGAGCTGCTCGACCTCGTCGGCATCCGGGATGCGGCGAGCCGGCTCGATGCCTATCCGCACCAGCTCTCGGGCGGGCAGCGCCAGCGCGTGATGATCGCGATGGCGCTCGCGAACGAGCCCGAACTGTTGGTCGCCGACGAGCCGACCACCGCGCTCGACGTCACCGTGCAGGCGCAGATCCTGAAGCTGCTCAAGGAGCTGCAGGGCCGGCTCGGCATGGCCATGCTGTTCATCACGCATGACCTCGGCATCGTCCGGCGCATCGCCGACCGGGTCTGCGTGATGCTGAAGGGCAAGGTCGTCGAGCATGGGCCCGTCGCCGAGATCTTCGCCAACCCGCAGCACGACTATACCAAGCGCCTGCTCGCGGCCGAGCCGAAGGGCCGCCCTGCCCCCGTCCCGGCGGACGCGGCGACGCTGCTGGAGGCCGGGCCGGTCAAGGTCTGGTTCCCGATCAAGTCCGGCCTGCTGCGCCGCGTCAGCGGCCATTTGAAGGCTGTCGACGGCATCTCGGTCAAGGTGCGCGAGGGCGAGACGCTGGGCGTCGTCGGCGAATCCGGCTCGGGCAAGACCACACTCGGCCTCGCCATCCTCAGGCTGATCTCGTCGGAAGGGCCGATCGTCTTCCTCGGCGACCGCATCGACGGGCTCTCCAGCAAGCAGGTCCGGCCGAAGCGCAAGGATCTGCAGGTCGTCTTCCAGGACCCCTACGGCTCGCTCTCGCCGCGCATGTCGGTGGCCGAGATCGTCGCCGAAGGCCTCGCGATCCAGCAACCGAACCTGAGCTATGAGCGGCGCCGCGAGATCGTGGCGCAAGCGCTCGCCGATGTGGGGCTGGACCCTGCAGCGATGGATCGCTACCCGCACGAGTTCTCGGGCGGCCAGCGTCAGCGCATCGCGATCGCGCGGGCCATGGCGCTCGATCCCAAGTTCGTGGTGCTGGACGAGCCGACCTCGGCGCTCGACATGTCCGTGCAGGCACAGATCGTCGAGTTGCTGCGCGGGCTGCAAGCCAAGCGCAAGCTGGGCTATCTCTTCATCAGCCACGACCTCAAGGTCGTGAGGGCGCTGTCGCATCGGGTCGTGGTGATGCAGAACGGCAAGGTGGTCGAGGAAGGCCCGGCCGAGGCGATCTTCGCCCAGCCACGCGAGGCCTATACCCAGGCGCTGCTGGCGGCGGCCCTCAACCTCGACACCGCCAGCACCACCGCGGTGAAGGACTGA
- a CDS encoding ABC transporter permease, whose product MSDTLIDAPPPALRSDIPLAPAEAKQGWLKLSPINRRRLNNFKANKRGWWSLWLFLALFVLSLFAEFIANDRPLVVRYKDEWLFPVAVNYPEEKFGGFLATTDYRDPVIAKEIAANGFAIWPPIRYSYRTHNLDLPVPAPAPPTWLLKDEQCKAIAERSGGKTCRDLEWNWLGTDDQGRDVVARLIYGFRISVLFGLILCAFSSVIGIAAGAIQGYFGGWTDLIFQRLIEIWTSIPALYLLIIVAAIITPSFFVLLGILLLFSWVALVGVVRAEFLRARNFEYVRAARALGLSNRTIMIRHLLPNAMVATLTFLPFILNGSITTLTSLDFLGFGLPPGSPSLGELLAQGKANLQAPWLGLSGFIVIALMLSLLIFIGEAVRDAFDPRKTFA is encoded by the coding sequence ATGAGCGACACGCTGATCGACGCTCCGCCGCCTGCCCTGCGCAGCGATATTCCGCTGGCGCCGGCCGAGGCCAAGCAGGGCTGGCTCAAGCTCTCGCCGATCAACCGGCGAAGGCTGAACAACTTCAAGGCCAACAAGCGCGGCTGGTGGTCGCTCTGGCTCTTCCTTGCGCTGTTCGTGCTCTCGCTCTTCGCCGAGTTCATCGCCAACGACCGGCCGCTTGTCGTGCGCTACAAGGACGAATGGCTGTTCCCGGTCGCGGTGAACTATCCGGAAGAGAAGTTCGGGGGCTTCCTTGCCACCACCGATTACCGCGACCCGGTCATCGCCAAGGAGATCGCCGCCAATGGCTTCGCGATCTGGCCGCCGATCCGCTATTCCTACCGCACGCATAATCTCGACCTGCCGGTGCCGGCTCCCGCGCCGCCGACCTGGCTGCTCAAGGACGAGCAGTGCAAAGCGATCGCGGAACGCAGCGGCGGCAAGACCTGCCGCGACCTCGAGTGGAACTGGCTCGGCACGGACGACCAGGGCCGTGACGTGGTGGCGCGCCTGATCTACGGCTTCCGCATCTCCGTGCTGTTCGGGCTGATCCTGTGCGCCTTCTCCTCGGTGATCGGCATCGCGGCCGGGGCTATCCAAGGCTATTTCGGCGGCTGGACCGACCTGATCTTCCAGCGCCTGATCGAGATCTGGACCTCGATTCCGGCGCTCTACCTGCTGATCATCGTCGCCGCGATCATCACGCCGAGCTTCTTCGTGCTGCTCGGCATCCTCCTGCTGTTCTCCTGGGTGGCGCTGGTCGGCGTCGTGCGCGCCGAATTCCTGCGGGCGCGCAATTTCGAGTATGTCCGGGCGGCCCGCGCGCTCGGCCTCTCCAACCGCACCATCATGATCCGGCACCTGCTGCCGAACGCGATGGTGGCCACACTGACCTTCCTGCCCTTCATCCTGAACGGCTCGATCACCACCCTGACCTCGCTCGATTTCCTCGGCTTCGGCCTGCCGCCGGGCTCCCCTTCGCTCGGCGAATTGCTGGCGCAGGGCAAGGCGAACCTGCAGGCGCCCTGGCTCGGCCTCTCCGGCTTCATCGTGATCGCGCTGATGCTGTCGCTGCTGATCTTCATCGGCGAGGCCGTGCGCGACGCCTTCGACCCGCGGAAGACCTTCGCATGA
- a CDS encoding phosphopentomutase, with protein sequence MARALLIVLDSVGCGGAADAAAYGDAGSDTLGHIAEACADGRGDREGLRSGPLKLPNLVRLGLAHACEASTGRSLAGVTKPAKPEGRWGYGVEISQGKDTPSGHWEIAGCPVPFQWGYFTDLENSFSPELVAGIVAQGALPGILGNKHASGTAIIDELGPEHIRTGKPICYTSVDSVLQIAAHEEHFGLDRLYALCKVARGLVDPLRIGRVIARPFVGSPEEGFTRTGNRKDFAIPPPDETILDRLTAQGRTVVTVGKIGDIFAHRSTGAEIKPFGNAAMLDAALEAWDGLPDGGFCFVNLVDFDTEFGHRRDIPGYAAALEAFDRRLPSIEAVLRPGDIAVITADHGNDPSWPGTDHTREHVPILAFGPGIGTEPLGRRGSFADIAASLGSFLGIGPVGPGRPW encoded by the coding sequence ATGGCCCGCGCGCTGCTCATCGTGCTGGACTCGGTCGGCTGCGGCGGCGCCGCCGATGCGGCCGCCTATGGCGATGCCGGCTCCGACACGCTCGGCCATATCGCCGAAGCCTGCGCCGATGGACGCGGCGACCGCGAAGGCCTGCGCAGCGGACCGCTCAAGCTCCCAAACCTCGTGCGGCTCGGCCTCGCCCATGCCTGCGAGGCCTCGACCGGCCGGTCGCTGGCCGGTGTCACGAAGCCAGCCAAACCCGAAGGGCGCTGGGGCTACGGTGTCGAGATCAGCCAGGGCAAGGATACGCCGTCCGGCCATTGGGAGATCGCCGGCTGCCCGGTGCCGTTCCAGTGGGGCTATTTCACCGATCTGGAGAATTCCTTCTCGCCAGAGCTGGTTGCCGGCATCGTCGCGCAAGGCGCCCTGCCCGGCATCCTCGGCAACAAGCATGCCTCGGGCACCGCGATCATCGACGAACTCGGGCCGGAGCATATCCGGACGGGCAAGCCGATCTGCTATACCTCGGTCGATTCCGTACTGCAGATCGCGGCGCATGAAGAGCATTTCGGGCTCGACCGGCTCTATGCCCTCTGCAAGGTGGCACGCGGCCTCGTCGATCCCCTGCGGATCGGCCGCGTCATCGCGCGGCCCTTCGTGGGCTCGCCGGAGGAAGGCTTCACCCGCACCGGCAATCGCAAGGATTTCGCCATCCCGCCGCCGGACGAGACGATCCTCGACCGCTTGACGGCGCAAGGGCGCACGGTCGTCACCGTCGGCAAGATCGGCGACATCTTCGCCCATCGGTCGACCGGCGCCGAGATCAAGCCCTTCGGCAATGCGGCCATGCTCGACGCGGCGCTGGAGGCCTGGGACGGGCTGCCGGATGGCGGGTTCTGCTTCGTCAATCTCGTCGATTTCGACACCGAGTTCGGCCACCGGCGCGACATTCCGGGCTATGCGGCGGCACTGGAAGCCTTCGATCGCCGCCTGCCGAGTATCGAAGCGGTTCTGAGGCCGGGCGACATCGCCGTCATAACAGCCGATCACGGCAACGATCCGAGCTGGCCCGGCACCGACCACACGCGCGAGCATGTGCCGATCCTCGCCTTCGGTCCCGGCATCGGCACCGAGCCGCTGGGGCGCCGCGGCAGTTTCGCCGATATCGCGGCGAGCCTCGGCAGCTTCCTCGGAATCGGGCCGGTCGGCCCCGGCCGCCCCTGGTAG
- a CDS encoding microcin C ABC transporter permease YejB: MLSYIARRLALMVPTLFGILLVSFVIVQFAPGGPVERVISQLQNPNSGGAADRVGGGQGGDAGAQGDGSAYRGAQGLDPAFIKELEKQFGFDKPAHERFLKMLGDYARFDFGRSYFRDAPVLQLIKEKLPVSITLGLWMTLISYAISIPLGIRKAMKEGSRFDTWTSAVVIIGYAIPSFLFAILLIVLFAGGSFWQIFPLRGLTSDNWAELSLFGKAKDYLWHIALPVLAMALGAFATSTLLTKNSFLDEIRKQYVLTARMKGLSERRVLYGHVFRNAMLIVIAGFPGAFVHALFAGSLLIETIFSLDGLGLLSFEAIVNRDYPVVFANLYIFSLIGLVVHLITDLTYSWVDPRIDFESREA; the protein is encoded by the coding sequence ATGCTGAGCTATATCGCCCGGCGCCTCGCGCTGATGGTGCCGACCCTGTTCGGCATCCTGCTCGTCTCCTTCGTCATCGTGCAGTTCGCGCCGGGCGGGCCGGTCGAGCGCGTGATCTCGCAGCTCCAGAACCCGAACAGCGGCGGCGCGGCCGACCGCGTCGGTGGGGGTCAGGGCGGCGATGCCGGCGCGCAGGGCGACGGGTCGGCCTATCGCGGCGCGCAGGGTCTCGATCCCGCCTTCATCAAGGAGCTGGAGAAGCAGTTCGGCTTCGACAAGCCGGCGCATGAGCGCTTCCTGAAGATGCTCGGCGACTATGCCCGCTTCGATTTCGGCCGCTCTTATTTCCGCGACGCGCCGGTGCTGCAGCTCATCAAGGAAAAGCTGCCGGTCTCGATCACGCTCGGGCTCTGGATGACGCTGATCTCCTATGCGATCTCGATCCCGCTCGGCATCCGCAAGGCGATGAAGGAGGGCTCGCGCTTCGACACCTGGACGAGCGCGGTCGTCATCATCGGCTACGCCATCCCGAGCTTCCTGTTCGCGATCCTGCTGATCGTGCTCTTCGCCGGCGGCTCCTTCTGGCAGATCTTCCCGCTGAGAGGCCTGACCTCCGACAACTGGGCGGAGCTCAGCCTGTTTGGGAAGGCCAAGGACTATCTCTGGCACATCGCCTTACCGGTGCTGGCCATGGCGCTCGGCGCCTTCGCGACCTCGACGCTTTTGACCAAGAACTCCTTCCTCGACGAGATCCGCAAGCAATACGTCCTGACGGCCCGGATGAAGGGTCTTAGCGAGCGGCGCGTGCTCTATGGCCATGTCTTCCGCAACGCGATGCTGATCGTCATCGCCGGCTTCCCGGGCGCCTTCGTCCACGCGCTCTTCGCGGGGTCGCTGCTGATCGAGACGATCTTCTCGCTCGACGGACTCGGCCTCCTCTCCTTCGAGGCGATCGTCAACCGCGACTATCCCGTGGTCTTCGCCAATCTCTACATCTTCTCGCTGATCGGCCTCGTCGTGCATCTGATCACCGACCTGACCTATAGCTGGGTCGACCCCCGCATTGATTTCGAGAGCCGGGAGGCGTGA
- a CDS encoding extracellular solute-binding protein, which yields MAMRITRRSLLEAAGTATVAGALPQLPGAALAQDAESHGLSTFGELALPPDFPHFAYVNPKAPKGGYIVQSIKRGGGNQNLETFNTLNIFVSKGDGAAGIDACFDSLMAGSGDEPGALYGLLAKSVSVSADKLTYRFRLRPEARFHDGSRVKAQDVAFSLNILKTKGHPIYRMILQEMLSATAEGDDLVTVKLSPRRSRDLHLIVAGMSIFSETFWSTRDFEASTLEAPLGSGPYRVGRFEQGRYIEFERVADYWGKDLPVNVGTNNFDRVRWEYFRDRNVGFEAFKSGVITYHEEYTSKLWAIGYDFPALKEGKVKREMLPTTEPVGTQGWVFNLRREKFSDPRIREAIGLCFDFEWTNKNVMYGLRARTTSYFENADSKAVGKPSPEELALLEPFRGKVPEEVFGEPFVPPVSDGSGSDRNLLRQADELFRKAGCKRDKGRLLLPNGQPFEIEFLDREAALQPHTQPYLENLGKLGIRAQSRLVDPSQHQRRLDERDFDVAISSLTGSVIPSDSLRIIYGSEAAKTAGTRNIGGIADPAIDAMIERIGRADSYAEVVVAAKCLDRLLRAGRYWVPMWYSPNELVAYWDMYDRPATKPKYSSGAPGIWWYDPEKAKRIGKA from the coding sequence ATGGCGATGCGCATCACACGCCGCAGTTTGCTGGAAGCCGCAGGTACCGCGACCGTCGCGGGCGCCCTGCCCCAGCTTCCCGGAGCGGCGCTGGCGCAGGATGCCGAATCGCACGGGCTCTCGACCTTCGGCGAGCTCGCCCTGCCACCCGACTTTCCGCATTTCGCCTATGTGAACCCCAAGGCGCCCAAGGGCGGGTACATCGTCCAATCGATCAAGCGTGGCGGCGGAAACCAGAATCTTGAGACCTTCAACACGCTCAACATCTTCGTCTCGAAAGGCGACGGCGCGGCCGGCATCGATGCCTGTTTTGACAGCCTGATGGCCGGCTCCGGCGACGAGCCGGGCGCGCTCTATGGCTTGCTGGCGAAGAGCGTCTCGGTCTCCGCCGACAAGCTGACCTATCGCTTCCGCCTGCGGCCGGAGGCGCGCTTCCATGACGGCTCTCGTGTCAAGGCACAGGATGTCGCCTTCTCGCTGAACATCCTCAAGACGAAAGGACATCCGATCTATCGGATGATCCTGCAGGAGATGCTCTCCGCCACGGCAGAAGGCGACGACCTCGTCACCGTCAAGCTTTCGCCCCGCCGCAGCCGCGACCTGCACCTGATCGTCGCCGGCATGTCGATCTTCTCAGAGACGTTCTGGTCGACGCGGGACTTCGAGGCATCCACGCTGGAAGCGCCGCTCGGCTCGGGTCCCTACCGGGTCGGGCGCTTCGAACAGGGTCGCTATATCGAGTTCGAGCGCGTCGCCGACTACTGGGGCAAAGACCTGCCGGTCAATGTCGGCACCAACAATTTCGACCGGGTTCGCTGGGAGTATTTCCGCGATCGCAATGTCGGGTTCGAGGCCTTCAAGAGCGGCGTCATCACCTATCACGAGGAGTATACCTCGAAGCTTTGGGCGATCGGCTACGATTTTCCGGCCCTCAAGGAAGGCAAGGTCAAGCGCGAGATGCTACCGACGACGGAGCCCGTCGGCACGCAGGGCTGGGTCTTCAATCTCCGCCGCGAGAAATTCTCCGATCCCCGCATCCGCGAGGCGATCGGCCTGTGCTTCGACTTCGAATGGACCAACAAGAACGTCATGTACGGCCTGCGCGCCCGGACGACGTCCTATTTCGAGAACGCGGATTCGAAGGCTGTCGGCAAGCCTTCCCCCGAAGAACTCGCGTTGCTCGAACCCTTCAGGGGCAAGGTTCCCGAGGAAGTCTTCGGCGAACCCTTCGTTCCGCCGGTCAGCGATGGCTCGGGCAGCGATCGGAACCTGCTGAGGCAGGCGGATGAACTGTTCAGGAAAGCCGGCTGCAAACGCGACAAAGGCCGGCTCCTGCTGCCGAACGGCCAGCCCTTCGAGATCGAGTTCCTCGACCGCGAGGCCGCACTTCAACCTCATACGCAGCCTTACCTGGAGAATCTCGGGAAGCTCGGCATCAGGGCGCAATCGCGACTGGTCGACCCTTCGCAGCATCAACGCCGGCTCGACGAGCGCGATTTCGATGTCGCGATATCGTCCCTGACGGGCTCCGTCATACCCAGCGACAGCCTGCGCATCATCTACGGTTCGGAAGCGGCCAAGACGGCCGGGACCCGCAATATCGGCGGCATCGCCGACCCGGCGATCGACGCCATGATCGAGAGGATCGGGCGGGCGGACAGCTATGCCGAGGTCGTCGTGGCCGCCAAATGCCTCGACAGGCTGCTTCGGGCCGGCCGTTACTGGGTGCCGATGTGGTACAGCCCGAACGAGCTGGTGGCCTATTGGGACATGTACGACCGGCCGGCGACCAAGCCGAAATACTCCTCGGGCGCGCCGGGCATCTGGTGGTACGACCCCGAGAAGGCCAAGCGGATCGGAAAGGCGTGA